A genomic region of Anopheles coustani chromosome 3, idAnoCousDA_361_x.2, whole genome shotgun sequence contains the following coding sequences:
- the LOC131259423 gene encoding general odorant-binding protein 83a-like: MFSVGFVCAAIGCLCLVIADTTPRRDAQYPPPELLEAMKPIHDTCVAKTGVTEEAIKKFSDEEIHEDEKLKCYMNCLFHEAQVVDDNGDVHLEKLHDMLPNSMHDIAMHMGKRCLYPEGETLCDKAFWLHKCWKQSDPKHYFLV; this comes from the exons ATGTTTTCGGTAGGGTTTGTTTGTGCAGCCATcgggtgtttgtgtttggtaATCGCCGACACGACGCCACGCCGTGATGCACAATACCCTCCGCCCGAGCTGCTCGAAGCCATGAAGCCGATTCACGACACTTGCGTGGCCAAGACGGGAGTAACGGAAG AGGCGATCAAAAAGTTCAGCGACGAAGAGATTCACGAAGATGAAAAGCTCAAGTGCTACATGAACTGCCTGTTCCACGAGGCCCAGGTGGTCGACGACAACGGCGACGTGCACCTGGAAAAGCTGCACGACATGCTGCCGAACTCGATGCACGACATCGCGATGCATATGGGAAAGCGGTGCCTCTATCCGGAGGGTGAGACCCTCTGCGACAAGGCGTTCTGGCTGCACAAGTGCTGGAAGCAGTCCGACCCGAAG CATTATTTCCTAGTGTAA